The genomic interval TGTTCAGACGGCTTTGTTGCTTACAGATGAAAAACCAACAACAGtgaattgaataaaatgaatgcaaaagCACAAAAATATAGCAATATCTCCACAGCTGTTGAGCTCGTTGTAAGTAAGCATGTCCGACTAAAATGTGGATTTGGCGATTTTATCATCGGCGACATAGACccccaaaatgcatttttacaaGGGATTCTTTGTCCATTTGAGTATTGACTTCTCTATCCACTTAGCTGGGCTGTGCATCAATACAATTGACTACTTTTAAATCTGACTTTTCCCAGCAGTTTATTTGGTTCATGCGGATTATGCTCCGGGTCCTGCATTAGCAGCAAATACAATGACATGAAACATGTGCAGTTTTTCAGGGCATTCGATGCATTAATGCCCAAACAACTGAGCTTAAAAAGAAGGGCGGGTTCAAAAGTTCAAATAGAAATACTGACCTGCAGGCCTGGAGCCAACCGGCCTCCAACAGACAGTCAGAACGGATGTCACTACACCCACAAACCTCTGCGGCAGCTTTCAGACCCGACATCAGGGGGTCGGTCAGGCGGCTCCAGGGGCCAGTGGAGCACATTAAGCAGAGTGAACCGACCGGCTTCGTGAATGAGGAACCTGCTGGAGCAGAGCTGATCCCTCAGCACAAGTCAACGCCGCGCTCCGATGGTTCTGTCCGCGAccgaaaaggtaaaaaaaaaaatcctttgacCGTGAAAATCACACAATTGTACCGGGCCGCCTCCCCGCGGCTAATGGCTCCCTTGGGGAGGCCAGATGTTTCAACAAGTGTCAGCTGAGACGTGACAGCTGTCCTGTGTCTTTTCTATTGAAGCAAAGAACCTGTAACACTAACGCGTTCAGGGTCATCAAACACTGGGGGACAAGTTCACAAAGGACCTGGACCAGTAGGCACAGAGCTTGACGGAGCTTTAGGTTTGAGTACCAGAGGAAGGGGAAGCAGCTGGAGAAACGGATCCACCAGGGATGGGGGGACACTGAAGTTCTGGATGGAGAGTTTAAGAAGGAGCTGGCCAAGAACAAACCGTTGGGAGGAGAAATCAAAATAGGGTATAATAAGAGTATTTCCAAGTATATTTTAACAAATAGTTTGTGCTTCTCTGGTTATATATGGTATTAATACAGTTGTGACTACAAGGAAGGATAATTATTGACATTTAAATGTTGATATTTATAAATGTGTGAAGGTTGAtagtaaaatactgtaataAAAGACTACAGatatataacatttaaaagcCAGATGTATTCAAGGTTTTAAATTCAATAATTCAGTAAAAGCTCCGGGGCTCAGAGTGATGACTGACGCACTACACAAGGAGGTGCTGTTGGTTTTGTATCTGCGACAGTTGctacaacaaaaaacactttttgggGTGAATCCGAGCCGAGAATCCTGACTGGAGCTCCCTCTGGGGACATTCATCATGTGACCTCACTCCGTGGGGGAAAAACACTTTTCACAGTATGTTTTGTTAGAATATTGGAGTTAAACACTTAGAATCATAGTAGTAAAATTGCCTACTGCTAAAATATGCAATAatacataaaaactaaaagatattccaaaacaaaagacaaaccgCAGTGACAAAAGTACTCAGTTTATTAGAACGGTCAAAAGGTGGCGACATTACAAAGTCTGTAAAACAACATTActacttacaaataaaaagaaaacacggGTGATACAAAATATCGCAAATCTTAAAGGACGCTCGTTacttgtggatttttttttcattttttctgccTCATAATCTCCTTGATCTACAGCAAGCCTTGTCTCTTCAGATCCTCGTAGGTCTTCTTGTTGACCACGTTGCCACTCGAGTCCTCGTACTCttcctgcaaaataaaaaaacccaaaacaacaCAGGTCACGTAACAGTCGTAAGAAGCTTCGCCGTCGTGATTTCCGCCCGCGTGGACTCACCTCGGTGTCCGGCTGCCAGCGCTCGGATGCCTTCTGGGACTTCAGCTTTGCCCACACTGGAGTTACaatcaaaacaaacaggaaaaaaaactaaaaacatcaATATTATCGAAACTCTTGAGAACGCAGCTGTCCGTATCGAGCGAGGAGAAAGGCTCTTACGAGAGACGGCGTCCTCGATCTGCGTGACGTTGGCGAAGTGGGCGGTGTTGGGGATCCCCAGGCAGCGCATGCCGTGAGCGTGCCTCCACTCCTGCGGAGCACAAAACGCACCTCGTTTTAGTTTAACTATTCTGCTGAcctctgcaacaacaacaacaagtaggCGACCAGGAAGACAACGAACCGCAAAGTGCCTCTGGAAGGCCTTGGGCCCCCGGTAGGTGTAGTTCCCGCAGATCTCACAGTTGTAGTTGATGTTCAGCCCGTGGAGTTTGTAGAGCCAGTAGGGAATGGGCTACAGGggggaaataaacacacattcacacaaaaaaaaatgagtcTGTGCTTTTTCCAGTTCTTCCTCTTTGAGTCTTAAAAGGGTTCCTTAAATCTCCAAACTTGCTAGTAGATCTGTGCGACAGCCACATCTGTATCAGATGTCAGAGGTGGAAGTGGGGTAGCCACTTATCCTTAGTCCGTGTGCACTAAATGGGCCTCAAAATAAGTATAGCGCGGGTGGATGAGTAAAATAAACATAACTACGTCTCTGTGTCATCTCTAAGTATCGATATAGGAGGCGAGACCTCTACAATAAcgcggcttcttcttcttctggctgTGCCCCAAtcaatgtgatgttttattaacAGTCACTGGTCCTTTGACCGCCGTCATATTTAAGTCGACCCCCCCACTGAGCAAAAGCACGGCCCCGCTGCTCGCGTTGATCCAGGTCAGACATGTGAGGCCTCACCTTGCCGTCCCATCCCAGCGGCAGGTTCTTGGGGTTGTAGATGATCTCGTTGTCCTCgtcctcgctctcgctctcgctgagctgctcctcgtcctcctcctcgcgctCCTCTCCGGTCCTGGCCTGCTTCCTCTGGACGTTCTCGTGGGTCAGCTGTCTCTGCTCCTGCAACCGCCAGCGAGCATCACAACGGTCACGTTTGAGCCTACGATGATCCTACGATCACCACCCCCCCCGCCATAAGTTTAACAGCAGCTAGATGCACTCACCCCGAGGATCTCCACGTACTCATAGACTTGAGCTTCAAAGAAGGCGATTTCCTTGTTACGCTCGGTGTCTCTGCAGAAGTGACGGATGGAAAGGGTTATAAATTATATCACGAGTGCGCCCACAGCACAGCGTCACCACTAGATTTCACTTTTAACACACGCTTACTTTTTGGGGCCTTTGGCTTTGGGGTTCTTGGCAAACAGGGACGGGTCCAGCAATTCCAGGGATTTGCCTTTTGTGCTGAAGAGCCTCTGAGCTCTCTCCTCCAGAGtcctgtccaacacacacacacacactccatcagTTGTCCCATCAGCATGCGGAATGTGCACCAATAGCTCTGTTACTACTTATGAAATTGCACTTCCACCCATCCCATGTCCAGGGACATTATAAATATCAAATGTCAGACAACGGGATGGAACTTCTTCTGACAGCAAAAAAGCCCTTTTCCACTTTAGATTTGCATTCAGTTAAATGTTACTCGTCTCAGTATGCAAACAACATTCTCACCCTCCACACTTCAGTCCCAACGCCATGAGGGCTGACTTTAACCTGTCCAGACCCAAAGAGGCCAACTCCTGTGGTATCGAATAAGAAGAACGCGTCAGTCAAAGTCTGAATGAATAATTGTAATTGTCATTTTACATCTTTAAATACAAGCACTTAATGTTTTACCTCCCAAGAAGAGAAAGCAGAGAGGTCAAGATGAGCTCCGGCATGTGTCAACGCGCTGCTCGTCTCTTTCTacaattaaaaatgacaaacatacCGGTCAGATGGGACGACCGCACTAAACTCCCCGCATCTTCACATACAAATCGGAGCACTTACAGGCCAGCCGGGAAACGTCCCATTGTCCCATTTCTTTTCAAAGTCCAACAGCACTTTGCCGTAGAGCTCGTTCTGGTCCAGCAGAGGTTTGACCCGGTCGGTGTAGTCCTGCAGATACTCCAGCAGCATCTCCAAATAcctgcacacacattcaccagCACCACACTGGGTTAGCACAAGAGATCAGTGCAtgcacatgtaatgtaattcacaAGTCCACACCCTCGTGTACGGcccttaaaatatatttaaacggTCCGTAATACGTCATCAAGACAAGATGGGGCCATTCTTTGGTCTTTACGGCTGGATGTATTTTCTACTTCAAGCTCCATGCACCCGTCCCCTGTCGGTTCTGAAGGGAATAAATATGGTGGACCTACTTTTTGTATTCAGCATTCTTCCTGTCTTTGGGGATGTCAAAAAGCTGGTCGAATGAAGACAGGTAAGAGATGTACTCGAGTTTCTGTCGGGGAAGAGCATAGAAATCAGGTTAAGAAGAAAATATTCTCATTTTCGAGAAACTCATTAAGTACGCAAACACGAAGGGATCTTAACCTCGGCGCCCTTCAGGTTGATGTACTTCAGGTAGCAGTCGTGGAGGTCGAGGTAGCGGCCGTATCCTTCCTCGTCGGAGAACTCTACCAGGTCTGTGGAAGACAAAACACAATCAGAGCGGTAACATTAGTTTCTAACCGGTTCACTTTTAACAAGGTAGacctccaacccccccaccgACCCCGAGATGGCCAGCTGACCGTCAACAGAGCAAACGTCCGTAAGGAAATGCCAATGAGTTACACTTACTCTGAGCCTCCTCGCTCGGGTTGTCTCTGGCCTTCATAAGCTCCTCAAACTCCACAGACATGGGAATGGAAATCTACAAGAGGAATGAAAGCATTATTCCTGAAACACTTTGTCAAAGGGTTTATGTAGCGTCACGTCATGTATAAAAGTAAGGGGGTTAACTACCTCATTCGGGTGCTTTCGGTGAAACTCCTTTATGTGTTTCAGTCTGTTGTAGAACTCCGCAAACTCATTTGGTCCGGAGATTGCACCAAGTTCATCTTTTCTCATTCTGTCATTGaggaaaaagaacaacattGTTTGAGCGTGCAGCTCATTCAAACATGTGTGAAATCAAAAATCCATCCAATAGAAACATTTTAAGAGAACAGGCATTGTGGTTAAACACATAGTAACATGATATTGCAACAACATCATCTGTATTTTGGAGAAGCACCAGTTTAAAACATCTGGATTAGAGTCCAGGCACTCACCCATCTTTGTCTTCATACGAGTCTCTGAGATTTCCGCTCACTTCCATATACCTCTGCCAAGAGACATGTTTCATGTTTAGTATCTAAAGTGCTGGACCCGCATCCCTCTCTGCTACATGGGCAGAATATCTCACCAGAAAGCTTTGTAACAACTGCCCGATGACATGTAACAATTATGATATTTGATATAGCATCAAAGTGTGACATGTGAGCCGTTTTTAACTATCAAGGTGGTGTTTTTGATGCAGAGCACAAACTGGGAGGTGTAAAAGTTCACGTTTCAAGATGTTATGGTTGCCTTATAGATGATATAAATGGGCTAATGTACCTTTAAATATGCATATTAATCAACGTTAACTTTTAGGAAAGGTTAGCCGGCCGGTGCTAACGTCGAGAATTTAAAACATAAATCCGTTGCACTTACATCCAACATTGCTCTAGTTCGATGGTCAGAGTTAATCTGTTCCCGGAGCtgtgagaaaaagaagcaaagatCCACTTTAAAATGCAACTTAACGTTCCGTGTTATTTTCCAATGTTTGCAGTGCTGATTAGCAacaatgctaatgctagcagGGCTCCTACCGTGGACTTCTTATGCAACATTTCTTTGGTTTTGGCGTCCATTAGCCGCTCCTTCTCTTCGTGATACCGACGCTGTTGCTCTAAAATTGTCTCCATCGTTTATGAATGTGTCGTAACTTTGTTAAAGACGAAATAATCCCTCTGGCGCGTTGGCATTAAAATGTATGAGCCCCCGCCGATTTTGCTACGTTTGTTTTCAATGGCGCATGTCGGGAAGCTCACTCGGTCCGTCGCTTTAGCCGGCGTGAAGAAACATTGACCTCTTAAAAGGTTCCGTGACTCGGTCCACGAACAATAGCGCAAGTATTTCTAAAAATGTTAATCaattaattttcaaaataaatatggtACAGATAgtcaatgaatttaaaaaatgtggagGAAACACTGGTCCCGTAGTTAATTATCTATGGTGCCATAAAATATTTAGGGCTCGACCTGTGTTGTTTTAAAGCTTTTCTTTCCAATTTTGTTTCTGATTAATTCAATAATGGGCCCGTTCTTCCCGACAGGTAATCAAACACAGACAccacaaacatctgcatgtgAGTAGGGACCTTTCTATACACAGTCTACTGTATGAACTGTAAATGATTACCTATCTGTGCTTCCATCATGTCGGGAATTGGTTTACAATCCCGGTGCCCACCTTTCAATAAAGACGGATCTATTCCTCTCTTTAGCGCTTCCTTTGTAGTCTACTACCATCAAAGCCTTCCATAACGCTTCACAGAGCACACAGTTTGCGCGGACTCGCGTGGGAGCGCGCACGGAGGTGGTCTGATTTGTCAAGCTGCggtaaacaaaagaagaaaatcgGAACTGATTCTCTGCATGGATATAAATAATTCTGAGGCGTTTGGTGAAAAGGGTCAGGAGGCTGCTGTGTAATGgataatatgtattttattgtgtaGCAAAACGATTAAAAGAAATGTGGCATTAGTTGGATAGTGCAATCTTTGATGTTTTTTATCTGTATTTTGTGAGCACCGCAGGTCTAAAATAAGATTTATATAAATAGAGTGGTGGGAATTTGTTATACTAAAAACAATAATGAACGGGCGTTGCTCCAGTTTGTTTACAAACTATTATTTACCGTAACAATGATGTTATAGTTGGTGGGAAATTACTTGACGTGACTCCACTACAGCATATTATTAaagatataataaaataaatgcataactTTAGTAGattatacatacatttttgaaaatagGGAACTGGTATTCCCTAATTCAAGCTTTATAACATGTGTAATAAGCGTAAAAAGCGGTCCAGGGTTTGTCTGAATAGCTGTGCACatattcccccccaaaaagtgtCTAAAGAGTGTCTACAAGAGAGGATGAACCGCTTaaatttgaagaagaaaaaatatttattccgcttgaaaaacaacaacaaccgaaaGTGCCTCATTTAGGCTTTTACTTTGCCAGCCCACAACCGGAAACGACGCGCGCGAAGCTAAAGATAACTTGACCGTggcgttttctttctctttttttcttttttttcttctctcggcACATTCTCTCGCAGTCAGTCAGCGCGTCGGGCGGAAAGCGAGCGGACGAGCAGCGGCACGGACCACGCGACACACGGCGGACATTAGCTCTCAACCCGCGGCCAGCCTGCCCGTAAAGGTGAGCCTCCTCCCCGGCGGAACGCCGCGCTGCACCGACCGAACCAGAGGGgggctctttttttatttatttacgttatctcgtggagggagggagggggcggcggtggtcgtcggggagggagggagggagggagggaggggggagaaaagggggggggggggggcatccattCGGTCTATTGTGCAGGAACCGATTCGGCAAAGCGGTCAGTCCGAGCCCGGATGTTGGGGAGGTTTTGATCGGATGgagtcttcttctgcttctgccTTCATCAAGGCGTCACGTAAACGAGGCTTTTTCTCGCTGTTAACTCCTCACCAGTaaggtgggggtgggtgggggggggatttggggagaggggggggggggggggggggtccttaaaCATTAGCCCGATACGTGCCGCCTTTGCGTGGGGCAGAATAGAGGGAACGGCCCGTGCTAAACATCAATCCTTTAAGAGCTCTGCTCCCCGGTAACCGACTCGACACGGATCCCGGTAAAGACGCTGTTCGGATCCGTTAAGAGCCACCGTTTCATCCGGCGCGCACCCATTGCACCAAACACCCCCCCGATCCGGATTAAACTTCTCCCAAAGCCAGTTCCCAAATCCCCTCCAACCGGGCCTCTGTTGGCTTCACGCGGGTCACCGAATGCCAAAGTTgaaatgtcatttatttaaatgtttctaatagttgtttttattttaaagagtgCTGAGGCAtagtttaatgaaaaataatcaaaagctaAATTAATACATGATGAGGATCTATTTGACTGCCGTTGGCTGACAGGTCAACAGGTCAGAACGTTGGTCTCCTGCGTGAAGGTTGCCTGAAGGAACCGGgactgtccccccccctctggggTGTGATCTCCtcaataacaaacacacacacacacacacaaacaacctggGAAGCTTCCCCTTGTTTGATAGTTACTGCTGAGCTGTTTTGACAGTTTCACACCTAAAtaccaacaaaaaacaaaaaaaaacacatccgcCCGACGGATCTGCCGCTCCGTCTGCAAACTTTTCCTCTTCGCCGTGTTTGTCCTCGCCTGACAACGCCGCTGCTGCGTTACGATAGCAGTCGTTTTCCCTGAGAGGATTCAATTCACCTGAGCATGAACGCGTTTTAACCTTTTCAAAACGATGTCCCCTCCGTATCGCCGCAAACCCTCGTAATCCCCCAATTACCTCTCGCCGTTAACTGCACCAGATCGTCATGTTTATTGAACAATCTGTCCTTACTggtgtgtctccccccccccccccccacctccctaaCAGCCGTTCATCTCGTGTCATACATTTTTCATTGCAGACCTGGGAATGTAAATAGAGGCATTCACCttgacgctcacacacacacacacactagctcgCAAAGCGATGGAGGAATTGGATTTAGCGACCTTGTAGGagtcctttttttattcattttcattgagACTCTTGGCTTGTGACCGGCGGATGTTCAGCTCGACTGACTCTGGATGAGTGGTAACAGATCTGGGGTCTGTATTCACTTCTTCGCCCTCCGCGGCTACAAGTGCACCTCTGGAGGGGGATGTGAGACGGacctcgtggaggagggaagcgCCGCGGTCGAGGAGTAATTCACCCTTTGTTGTGCAAAAATAGTGAGGATTAGAAGAAAATACGGAGTGAATGATGCAATTAAATGACCCCAGAAAATAGGTGAATTCATTTGAGTAAAAGAATGCAgtttttttcagccttctccacAGTGAGAGCAGTGAAGAGAGCCTCCTTTTCTTGCATATAGCATTtgaaagattacattttatttgagcTTTAAGATATTTAACTCGTATATGAACGCATTCACTCTCCCATTTGTCTCCCCGGAGCCAGATGTTCTTCTTTATTAGCCACCAGGCTTAAACTCACCAAACAGTCTTGTCATTAACAAAGAGCTTTTGCATTTAACACGACATTTGATTTTCTTAAGGGGGAGAGCGGTTTGCTTTCTGAAGTCAACTGAAGACTGTTCTAAGTTAAATGAAGGACTTCTCATTCATAAATACACTCAACACGATCTACAAAGGATGCAATTAGTAGCAGACGTGGGCCCGATACGTGCAAGTCTGACTGGAGTGCTTTTATAACTCCTGACAGTCAGTTACATGTCAGTGAAACCAGACCAACGACACCGATGACGGGATAAACCCTGAGCATCACACCATGGCTCAAATTAATGTTGAGAAAATTGGAAATTGAAAGTTGAACACTTTGCATTTTAAGCACACGTATGATTATAATACCTTATGACAGTGATTACGATGCATAACAGGTATAACAACCATGGTCATTAAAACgcactgcaaaaagaaaattcaaTAAGTCAATTACAAAGCAGAGTGATATCTTATAAGCTGATACAAGTTGCTTTATAATGTGTTATTGTTGTATTGCTTTACAGAAATGCTTTAGATTGGCGGTTTGTTAGTGAGACGAGGCATCCGTaacatctgcgtgtgtgtgtgtgtgtgtgtgtgtgtgtgcgcccagcGTCAGCATGTCCAGCGAGGTGCAGCCGAGGCCGGACGACAGCCCCAACACCAGCGGGGGAAGCTCGGACGCCGAGCAGAGGGAGGCGGCCCCGCCGGAGCAGCCGGGCCCCGAGCAGCGGGACCAGACCCAGCCCAAGAAGAAGGAGGCCAAG from Gasterosteus aculeatus chromosome 10, fGasAcu3.hap1.1, whole genome shotgun sequence carries:
- the sf3a3 gene encoding splicing factor 3A subunit 3, with protein sequence METILEQQRRYHEEKERLMDAKTKEMLHKKSTLREQINSDHRTRAMLDRYMEVSGNLRDSYEDKDGMRKDELGAISGPNEFAEFYNRLKHIKEFHRKHPNEISIPMSVEFEELMKARDNPSEEAQNLVEFSDEEGYGRYLDLHDCYLKYINLKGAEKLEYISYLSSFDQLFDIPKDRKNAEYKKYLEMLLEYLQDYTDRVKPLLDQNELYGKVLLDFEKKWDNGTFPGWPKETSSALTHAGAHLDLSAFSSWEELASLGLDRLKSALMALGLKCGGTLEERAQRLFSTKGKSLELLDPSLFAKNPKAKGPKKDTERNKEIAFFEAQVYEYVEILGEQRQLTHENVQRKQARTGEEREEEDEEQLSESESEDEDNEIIYNPKNLPLGWDGKPIPYWLYKLHGLNINYNCEICGNYTYRGPKAFQRHFAEWRHAHGMRCLGIPNTAHFANVTQIEDAVSLWAKLKSQKASERWQPDTEEEYEDSSGNVVNKKTYEDLKRQGLL